Proteins found in one Nostoc sphaeroides genomic segment:
- a CDS encoding plasmid mobilization protein yields MANRKQSKRVVRKHLFSLRLSDIELDLLRIKSLDAGISASELMRRNGLLRPLPKRLSKISLQTYWELGQIGNNLNQLVKATNTAILMGRTPPAKPELLRELLELLHQCRRDIASDDVDDDDSEEEEEDDWEAD; encoded by the coding sequence ATGGCTAATCGCAAGCAGTCAAAAAGGGTCGTGAGAAAACATCTCTTCTCACTGAGATTGAGTGATATTGAGTTGGATCTGTTGCGGATAAAATCACTTGACGCGGGAATCTCAGCGAGTGAATTGATGAGGCGTAACGGATTACTGCGACCACTGCCCAAACGACTTAGTAAAATTAGTCTACAAACATATTGGGAATTAGGACAAATTGGTAACAACTTAAACCAACTCGTTAAAGCCACCAACACAGCTATATTAATGGGGCGAACTCCACCAGCAAAACCAGAACTGTTACGAGAACTTTTAGAACTGTTGCATCAGTGCAGACGAGACATTGCCTCGGATGATGTTGATGATGACGACTCGGAAG